One Clostridium sp. CM027 genomic window carries:
- a CDS encoding CatB-related O-acetyltransferase, giving the protein MVIPNSGKVYPRSNDYQTIYLKNVITRDNIRVGDYTIYNDYYSDPRDFEKNNVLYQYPVNNDKLIIGKFCSIACKAKFLMTSGNHTMKSISTYTFPIFYEEWGLDVSNVTDAWDNKGDIVIGNDVWIGYDAIIMAGVKIGDGAIIGTRAVVTKDVPPYTIVGGIPAKVIKKRFSDDIILKLLKIKWWDWTDEKIQANIKYIQSGNIDKLNRRKLKGM; this is encoded by the coding sequence ATGGTTATTCCAAATTCAGGTAAAGTATATCCAAGAAGTAATGATTACCAAACAATATATCTTAAAAATGTAATTACAAGAGATAATATAAGAGTTGGAGATTATACAATATATAATGATTATTATAGTGATCCAAGGGATTTTGAAAAAAATAATGTATTATATCAGTATCCTGTTAACAATGATAAGTTAATAATTGGGAAGTTTTGTTCAATTGCATGTAAAGCGAAGTTTCTCATGACAAGTGGAAATCACACAATGAAATCAATATCTACTTATACATTTCCAATATTTTATGAGGAATGGGGTTTAGACGTCAGTAATGTAACAGATGCTTGGGATAATAAAGGAGATATTGTAATTGGCAATGATGTGTGGATAGGTTATGACGCTATAATTATGGCAGGTGTGAAAATTGGAGATGGTGCAATTATTGGAACTAGAGCAGTAGTTACTAAAGATGTTCCACCCTATACTATTGTTGGAGGCATACCTGCAAAAGTTATAAAGAAAAGGTTTAGTGATGATATAATTTTAAAATTATTGAAAATTAAGTGGTGGGATTGGACAGATGAAAAAATCCAAGCAAATATTAAATATATTCAATCAGGAAACATTGATAAGTTAAATAGAAGGAAACTTAAGGGAATGTAG
- a CDS encoding isochorismatase family protein, with product MKIVNNYIYSKDKGNAFSNPKLDSFLKQNHINEVFIVGLDATACVYRTSIGAIDKGYKSIVLEDAIVTSNMRKMPKILEKYENEGILLTTIQKFKQNK from the coding sequence ATAAAGATTGTTAATAATTATATTTATTCAAAAGATAAAGGAAATGCTTTTTCAAATCCTAAATTAGATAGTTTCCTTAAACAAAATCATATCAATGAAGTCTTTATTGTTGGATTAGATGCAACTGCATGTGTATACAGGACATCAATAGGAGCAATAGATAAAGGATATAAATCAATAGTTTTAGAGGATGCAATAGTAACCTCAAATATGAGGAAGATGCCAAAAATATTAGAAAAGTATGAGAACGAAGGGATACTCTTAACTACAATTCAAAAGTTTAAACAAAATAAATAA
- a CDS encoding isochorismatase family protein, with the protein MNNQNDNINKALLVIDIQEDATGKTAKRPYKNSQELISNVNLVIESSEKKGITVIYIKHEINSNFLNKIVMRNRFMKGTQGRNKDC; encoded by the coding sequence TTGAATAATCAAAATGATAATATTAATAAAGCATTACTTGTGATAGATATACAGGAGGATGCTACAGGAAAAACAGCAAAACGACCATATAAAAATTCACAAGAACTTATTAGTAATGTGAATTTAGTTATTGAAAGTAGTGAAAAGAAAGGAATTACTGTTATATATATAAAGCATGAAATAAATAGTAATTTTTTAAATAAAATTGTAATGAGAAACAGATTTATGAAAGGAACGCAGGGAAGGAATAAAGATTGTTAA
- a CDS encoding DUF4367 domain-containing protein, with amino-acid sequence MSNKKIEDKFSREIDAYFNGIEDKKKIEQSEYSELLEFSKSMSKEDFSKDSDKKGVFNKILKSINENKGENIMKKSNKFKKTAIAVAAICIISVSVMQTSFAQDIAEKVIKTISLGHISVIQTEPSKIKEMRLTDEYKGKVFDKQGKQVQVVTKDNCNELFTAKGEKIAHMQNGKIITVAEQEKMDKEREEGVVVEVKDSSKLNEYTCFDVKLPTFLPEGYKFDRAEFYKEKNETKVKNSKYISLYFTNKETGKFIFMQQRFPDETTKSASGTDGKIEETKINGVNAVISDDRYIDWETKNCIYSLSGRGEITKNELIKIAESIK; translated from the coding sequence ATGAGCAATAAGAAAATTGAAGATAAGTTTTCTAGAGAAATAGATGCTTATTTTAATGGGATAGAGGATAAGAAAAAAATAGAACAAAGTGAATATAGCGAACTTTTAGAATTTAGCAAGAGTATGTCAAAAGAAGATTTCAGTAAAGATAGCGATAAAAAAGGGGTATTTAATAAAATTTTGAAAAGTATAAATGAAAATAAAGGAGAGAATATTATGAAGAAATCAAATAAATTTAAAAAAACTGCTATTGCAGTGGCAGCAATATGTATAATAAGCGTTTCTGTAATGCAAACATCCTTTGCTCAAGATATTGCTGAGAAAGTAATAAAAACTATATCTTTAGGACATATAAGTGTTATACAAACGGAACCATCAAAAATAAAAGAGATGAGACTTACGGATGAGTATAAAGGTAAAGTTTTTGATAAACAAGGAAAGCAAGTACAAGTAGTTACGAAGGACAATTGCAATGAATTATTCACAGCAAAAGGTGAAAAAATTGCTCATATGCAGAATGGAAAAATAATAACTGTAGCTGAGCAAGAAAAAATGGACAAAGAAAGGGAAGAAGGTGTAGTTGTTGAAGTAAAAGATTCTAGTAAATTAAATGAATATACTTGCTTTGATGTTAAGCTTCCAACGTTTTTGCCAGAAGGATATAAATTTGATAGAGCAGAATTTTATAAGGAGAAGAATGAAACAAAAGTTAAAAATAGTAAATATATTAGTTTATATTTTACTAATAAGGAGACTGGAAAGTTTATATTTATGCAACAAAGGTTTCCTGATGAAACCACTAAATCTGCATCTGGAACAGATGGTAAAATTGAAGAAACAAAAATTAATGGTGTAAATGCTGTAATAAGTGATGATAGATATATTGATTGGGAAACTAAAAATTGTATTTATAGTTTATCGGGTAGAGGAGAAATTACAAAGAATGAACTAATAAAGATTGCAGAATCTATTAAATAA
- a CDS encoding sigma-70 family RNA polymerase sigma factor codes for MKQLALCDISYKKEVTEELCKEDIAHIFEIYYKRVFNYMYYRVNSIETSEDLTSQVFEKIMFKIDMYSKHKSPFEVWMFAIARNIVNDYFRSLKKHKLFSIDTIKDLVSKGKTPEEIILSAESNSELSKALKMLNERDRNIVSLKFGANLKNQEIAQILDITEGNVGVILYRTMKKLKKKIEEEREQYEQ; via the coding sequence ATGAAGCAACTTGCATTGTGTGATATTTCATATAAAAAAGAAGTTACAGAAGAATTATGTAAAGAAGATATTGCTCATATTTTTGAAATCTATTACAAAAGAGTTTTCAACTATATGTATTATCGCGTTAATAGCATTGAAACGTCAGAAGACCTTACAAGTCAGGTTTTTGAAAAAATAATGTTTAAAATAGACATGTATTCTAAACATAAGTCACCTTTTGAGGTGTGGATGTTTGCTATAGCTAGAAACATAGTAAATGATTATTTTAGAAGCTTAAAAAAGCATAAATTATTCTCTATTGACACAATTAAGGACTTGGTATCAAAAGGAAAAACTCCAGAAGAGATAATATTATCAGCAGAAAGTAACAGTGAACTTTCAAAGGCTTTGAAGATGTTGAATGAAAGGGATCGAAATATTGTTTCTCTTAAGTTCGGTGCAAATCTTAAAAATCAGGAGATAGCACAAATATTAGATATTACAGAAGGCAATGTTGGAGTAATACTTTATAGAACAATGAAAAAGCTAAAAAAGAAAATTGAGGAAGAGAGGGAACAATATGAGCAATAA
- a CDS encoding ABC transporter permease, with amino-acid sequence MYFKLVYKNVKKSFGDYLIYFITLTFSVAMFFTFNSLDSQAGFSQIQSSQEMILNLLENILGIISLFVSVVIGFLVIYANNFLIKRRKNEFGIYGSLGMGRNDISRMLLMETLLIGIIAMFFGIILGIFASKGLQVVTIEMFRGDKSLDLSKYKFVFSWSALRKTAICFASIFACVAAFNIKIIKKNKLINLLYDIKSDKTKFMSVKAGFLAFTLSLIMLVISYAIILNIGLKPKNKLFFVSLGCGVIGTYLFFLSLGSFITECLRKVDKLYLKNINLFTIRQIGNKISKNVISLTIITLMLFLTITILSSGIGVNKAIIGNSKFNQPFEVTIYGLADKKAALEIMNNKDTVIKDDIKEIYAYEVYESGIQIKSLMSDEYLSDITKNDMKLLNTQQQIAVMKLSDYNNLIGMEGREKLQIDDKSYAICSNNKIVVNGLKGKANEISINGKQFKSEKDECLYSNFSNINDPASTAIIILADDQVKNFNASMGGLVINTFKDLDIAVIDKYDNELLNYGNYIAACRVMRQIGNLTTSMLASFVGIYVGIIFLVSSGAILAIQELSEASDSKRRYKMLRKLGVGRKQVNNSILAQILVYFLVPFAMALLHSCVALKVIGKLIKQLGTTNMMTNIIIVSAIVCCIYGIYLMITYAGAKRMNK; translated from the coding sequence ATGTATTTTAAGCTGGTATATAAAAATGTTAAAAAAAGTTTTGGCGATTACCTTATTTACTTTATTACACTGACATTTTCGGTTGCCATGTTTTTTACATTTAATTCATTGGATTCACAGGCTGGATTTTCGCAAATCCAAAGCAGTCAGGAAATGATACTTAATCTTTTGGAAAATATTCTAGGAATCATTTCGCTATTTGTATCAGTAGTCATCGGTTTTTTAGTTATATATGCAAATAATTTTCTGATTAAACGGAGAAAAAATGAGTTTGGTATCTATGGAAGCCTGGGAATGGGACGTAATGATATTTCAAGAATGCTTTTGATGGAAACTTTATTAATTGGAATAATAGCAATGTTTTTCGGTATTATTTTAGGAATATTTGCTTCAAAAGGGTTACAGGTAGTAACAATAGAGATGTTTAGAGGCGACAAATCGCTAGATTTATCAAAATATAAGTTCGTTTTTTCGTGGAGTGCATTACGTAAAACTGCTATATGTTTTGCAAGTATTTTTGCATGTGTTGCCGCATTTAATATTAAGATAATTAAAAAGAATAAGCTGATTAATTTATTATATGATATAAAAAGCGATAAAACAAAATTTATGTCTGTGAAAGCAGGTTTCTTAGCTTTTACATTATCGCTTATTATGTTAGTCATTTCCTATGCAATTATTTTGAATATAGGTCTTAAACCAAAAAATAAATTGTTCTTTGTAAGTTTGGGTTGTGGAGTAATAGGAACATATTTATTCTTTTTATCATTGGGAAGCTTTATAACAGAATGCTTACGTAAAGTAGATAAGCTATATCTAAAAAACATAAATTTATTTACAATAAGGCAGATTGGGAATAAAATAAGTAAAAATGTGATTTCATTGACAATTATCACACTCATGCTATTTTTAACAATTACGATTTTATCAAGTGGAATTGGTGTGAATAAAGCTATTATTGGGAATTCTAAATTTAACCAGCCTTTTGAGGTTACAATATATGGATTAGCAGATAAAAAAGCAGCATTAGAAATAATGAATAATAAAGACACGGTTATTAAAGACGACATAAAGGAAATCTATGCATATGAAGTTTATGAAAGTGGAATTCAGATTAAAAGTTTAATGAGTGACGAATATTTATCAGACATTACTAAAAATGACATGAAATTATTAAACACACAGCAGCAGATTGCAGTTATGAAACTGTCAGATTATAATAATTTGATTGGCATGGAAGGCAGAGAAAAATTACAGATTGATGATAAATCTTACGCAATCTGTTCTAACAATAAAATTGTTGTGAATGGATTAAAAGGAAAAGCTAATGAGATCTCAATAAATGGAAAGCAGTTTAAGTCAGAAAAAGATGAGTGTTTATATAGCAATTTTAGTAATATAAATGATCCAGCCTCGACAGCAATCATTATTTTAGCCGATGATCAAGTGAAAAACTTTAATGCGAGCATGGGCGGCCTTGTAATTAATACATTTAAGGATTTAGACATTGCGGTTATTGATAAGTATGATAATGAATTATTAAATTACGGTAATTACATTGCTGCATGTCGTGTAATGAGACAGATTGGAAATTTAACAACATCAATGTTGGCTTCTTTTGTGGGAATATATGTAGGCATAATCTTTTTAGTGTCAAGCGGCGCCATACTTGCAATTCAGGAGTTGTCAGAAGCGAGTGATAGCAAAAGAAGATATAAAATGCTTCGAAAACTTGGGGTTGGAAGAAAACAGGTTAATAACAGTATATTAGCGCAGATTTTGGTTTACTTCTTGGTTCCATTTGCAATGGCATTATTACACTCATGTGTCGCATTAAAAGTTATCGGTAAGCTTATTAAACAGTTGGGCACAACGAATATGATGACAAATATTATTATTGTTTCTGCTATTGTATGCTGTATATATGGAATATATTTAATGATAACTTATGCAGGTGCTAAAAGAATGAATAAGTAG
- a CDS encoding ABC transporter ATP-binding protein, with protein sequence MKEILKVSHIEKYYGTKGMLTKALDRISFSVNEGEFVGIMGPSGSGKTTLLNCISTIDDITGGEININGTRIDGMSENKLEKFRREELGFIFQDLNLLDTLTAYENIALALTIQKKNPKEIAAMIENISEKLGIRDILNKYPCQMSGGQKQRIACARAIISRPSLLLADEPTGALDSKSAAQFLDSLEYLNRDMQATILMVTHDAFTASYAKRILFIKDGKLFTEIKRGKDSRKDFFDRVIEVITEMGGETNHVF encoded by the coding sequence ATGAAAGAAATATTAAAAGTAAGTCATATAGAAAAATATTATGGTACAAAAGGAATGCTGACAAAGGCGTTAGACAGAATTTCATTTAGCGTTAATGAGGGAGAATTTGTTGGAATTATGGGACCATCGGGAAGCGGAAAAACAACGCTGCTTAATTGTATATCAACGATTGATGATATTACAGGTGGTGAAATAAATATTAATGGAACAAGAATAGATGGAATGTCTGAGAATAAATTAGAAAAGTTTAGAAGAGAAGAGTTAGGTTTTATCTTTCAGGATTTAAATCTCCTAGACACATTAACAGCATATGAAAATATAGCACTTGCACTAACGATTCAAAAGAAAAATCCAAAAGAAATAGCAGCAATGATAGAAAATATCTCAGAAAAATTAGGAATAAGAGATATATTAAATAAATATCCGTGTCAGATGTCGGGCGGACAAAAACAGCGTATAGCATGTGCGAGAGCGATTATTTCAAGACCATCCCTTCTTTTAGCTGATGAACCGACGGGAGCTTTGGATTCTAAATCAGCTGCTCAGTTTTTAGATTCATTAGAATATCTAAACCGGGATATGCAGGCAACCATACTAATGGTTACGCATGATGCATTTACAGCAAGCTATGCGAAAAGAATTCTTTTTATAAAAGACGGCAAACTCTTTACAGAGATAAAAAGAGGCAAAGATAGCAGAAAAGATTTTTTTGACAGAGTCATTGAAGTAATAACAGAAATGGGAGGAGAAACCAATCATGTATTTTAA
- a CDS encoding HAMP domain-containing sensor histidine kinase — MTIDYVKKKEFYDCVIESTEKINELYLIKETLDEPDFFEGNIIYNTFGKIEKSVVNKICEYQQVTDNYKEYLEIWLHEIKTPLASAELIIDNNPSQVTKNVKTELKQIERLLNQVLYYSKSEYAENDYLIKKLSLERVVKKCFKTFAKSFIYNRIHLEFDNLEVFVYSDEKWLNFILQQIITNAIKYLDKDEKIIRVTAKKRNNQIILTIEDNGIGISESDIEQVFNHGFTGENGRIYGESTGMGLYICKKLSDKLNIALSIESTGGEGTKFNIVFPVGGTMCFES, encoded by the coding sequence ATGACAATTGATTACGTGAAGAAAAAGGAATTTTATGATTGTGTTATTGAAAGTACAGAAAAAATAAATGAATTATATCTGATAAAGGAGACACTTGATGAACCTGACTTTTTCGAAGGAAATATTATATATAATACATTTGGAAAAATTGAAAAAAGTGTTGTTAATAAAATTTGTGAATACCAGCAGGTGACAGATAATTATAAAGAATATTTAGAAATATGGCTGCATGAAATAAAAACACCATTAGCATCCGCTGAACTTATTATTGACAATAATCCGTCACAGGTGACAAAGAATGTTAAAACTGAATTAAAGCAGATAGAACGTTTACTGAATCAAGTATTGTATTATTCAAAGAGTGAGTATGCTGAGAATGATTATTTAATTAAAAAGCTTTCATTAGAGCGTGTTGTCAAAAAATGTTTTAAGACCTTTGCAAAATCTTTTATTTACAATAGAATACATTTAGAATTTGACAATCTTGAGGTGTTTGTATATTCGGATGAAAAATGGCTTAATTTTATTTTACAGCAGATTATAACAAATGCTATTAAATATTTAGATAAGGACGAGAAAATCATAAGAGTTACAGCAAAAAAAAGAAATAATCAAATAATACTTACGATTGAAGATAATGGAATTGGTATATCAGAATCGGATATTGAACAGGTTTTTAATCATGGATTTACTGGTGAGAATGGAAGAATCTACGGCGAATCTACAGGTATGGGGCTATATATATGTAAAAAGTTATCAGATAAGTTAAATATAGCTCTTAGCATAGAGTCAACCGGAGGAGAAGGTACAAAATTTAATATAGTATTCCCAGTAGGCGGAACAATGTGTTTTGAGTCATGA
- a CDS encoding response regulator transcription factor yields the protein MSKILVVEDTQRLRTELKVLLERYGYEVIAPETFDNIIDVIKMQQPELLMLDINLPVYDGYYICREVRRFSEVPIIIVTSRDSDMDELLSIKLGADDFITKPYNTEILLARVNAVLKRSEAGNKSKEGMECSGLTINLCNSSMAANGVKIDITKNELILLTSLIKRKNEIVSREELMEELWSAEYFADDNSLSINMTRLRKKLDEIGLKEFIKTKRGQGYIVE from the coding sequence ATGAGTAAAATACTAGTTGTTGAAGATACACAAAGGCTTAGAACGGAATTAAAAGTATTATTGGAGCGTTATGGATATGAAGTTATAGCTCCTGAAACATTTGATAATATTATAGATGTTATTAAAATGCAGCAGCCGGAACTTCTGATGCTAGATATTAACCTACCTGTATATGACGGTTATTATATCTGCAGAGAAGTGCGAAGATTTTCAGAAGTTCCAATTATTATAGTAACCAGCCGTGACAGTGACATGGATGAACTTCTGAGCATAAAATTAGGTGCAGATGATTTTATAACAAAGCCATATAACACAGAGATACTATTAGCTAGGGTAAATGCAGTACTAAAACGGAGCGAGGCAGGGAATAAATCTAAAGAGGGGATGGAATGTAGTGGACTTACCATAAATTTATGTAACAGTTCAATGGCAGCAAATGGAGTAAAGATTGACATTACAAAAAATGAACTAATTTTATTGACAAGCCTTATAAAAAGAAAAAATGAAATTGTGTCAAGAGAAGAATTAATGGAAGAGTTATGGTCTGCAGAATATTTTGCTGATGATAATAGCCTTTCTATAAATATGACAAGACTTAGAAAAAAATTAGATGAAATAGGCCTTAAAGAGTTTATTAAAACAAAAAGAGGACAAGGGTACATAGTAGAATGA
- a CDS encoding dicarboxylate/amino acid:cation symporter — protein MKKKSNNLIIKLIVGVALGLGIGLVCPKSLMVVIVTIKYILGQIIFFAVPLIIIGFIAPSITKLKQNATKMLGIAVFIAYVSSIGAATMSAIAGYAIIPSLSITPATEGLKELPALIFKLDIPQIMPVMSALVFSMVIGLAATWTSAKTIETALDEFQNMVLEIVTRIVIPILPVFIASTFATLAYEGSVTKQLPIFLGVVLIAIVGHIIWLTALYGIAGIYAGKNPMSVLKHYGPAYLTAVGTMSSAATLPVALSCAKKSDSLRPDMVDFGIPLFANIHLCGSVLTEVFFVMTVSQILYGKLPNLTSMVVFVILLGIFAIGAPGVPGGTVLASLGLIVSVLGFNETGTALMITIFALQDSFGTACNVTGDGALTLMLTGYANKHKL, from the coding sequence ATGAAAAAAAAATCTAATAACTTAATTATCAAACTAATTGTCGGTGTAGCACTAGGGTTAGGTATTGGTTTAGTATGTCCTAAAAGCTTAATGGTTGTAATTGTTACCATTAAATATATACTAGGACAAATAATCTTCTTTGCTGTACCACTTATCATCATTGGATTTATAGCACCATCTATCACTAAGCTAAAACAGAATGCTACAAAAATGTTAGGTATTGCTGTTTTTATAGCTTATGTATCCTCAATTGGTGCTGCAACTATGTCAGCAATCGCTGGATATGCAATTATACCAAGTCTTTCAATAACACCTGCTACTGAGGGATTAAAAGAGCTACCTGCATTAATCTTCAAACTTGATATACCTCAAATTATGCCAGTTATGAGTGCATTAGTATTCTCTATGGTTATTGGATTAGCTGCAACATGGACAAGCGCTAAAACAATTGAAACCGCTTTAGATGAATTTCAAAACATGGTTTTAGAAATTGTTACAAGAATAGTCATTCCTATTCTTCCTGTTTTCATAGCTTCAACATTTGCGACTCTTGCTTATGAGGGATCTGTCACAAAACAACTTCCTATTTTCTTAGGTGTCGTTTTAATAGCAATTGTTGGGCATATTATCTGGCTTACTGCTTTATACGGCATTGCTGGTATATACGCAGGTAAAAACCCTATGTCTGTTTTAAAACACTATGGTCCTGCATACTTAACAGCAGTTGGGACAATGTCTTCAGCTGCTACACTACCGGTTGCATTATCATGTGCAAAAAAATCAGATTCACTGAGACCGGATATGGTAGACTTTGGTATTCCTCTGTTTGCAAATATTCACCTTTGTGGTTCTGTTTTAACTGAAGTTTTTTTTGTTATGACTGTTTCACAAATTCTTTATGGAAAGCTTCCAAATCTTACATCTATGGTAGTATTCGTTATTCTACTTGGTATTTTCGCAATAGGTGCTCCTGGTGTTCCTGGAGGAACTGTTTTGGCTTCTTTAGGTCTTATCGTAAGCGTTTTAGGTTTCAATGAAACGGGTACTGCACTAATGATTACAATTTTTGCGTTGCAAGATAGCTTTGGTACTGCGTGTAATGTTACTGGGGATGGTGCGTTAACACTGATGCTTACAGGATATGCAAATAAACATAAATTATAA
- a CDS encoding DUF2809 domain-containing protein codes for MKINIKYILSFIILLITETIIALFINDTIIRPYIGDILVVILMYTFIRGFIQKPIKFLPIYLFFFASAVELGQYYHIVDLLHLENNKMISTIIGTSFDIKDIVCYLIGSILLVVWEKITRYTIINKPLDRW; via the coding sequence ATGAAAATAAACATTAAGTATATATTGAGTTTTATTATTTTATTGATAACTGAAACAATTATTGCACTTTTTATAAATGACACCATTATTCGACCATACATTGGAGATATTCTGGTAGTTATTTTAATGTACACCTTCATAAGAGGGTTTATACAAAAACCAATAAAGTTTTTACCTATTTACCTATTCTTTTTTGCTTCAGCCGTAGAATTGGGTCAATATTATCATATTGTAGATTTGCTACATTTAGAAAACAATAAAATGATTTCAACAATTATCGGAACTTCATTTGATATAAAAGATATTGTATGCTACCTAATTGGAAGCATACTTTTGGTTGTGTGGGAAAAAATCACAAGATATACTATTATAAATAAGCCTTTAGATAGGTGGTGA
- a CDS encoding NAD(P)H-dependent oxidoreductase gives MKILIINGSAHKGNTWALVEIVKKHMQELSDRNIDFDEVHLKEIGLPFCAGCSSCFIRGNKSCPHHLEVQKLIDKIEENDATIIASPCYSNHVSALMKNFIDHLAFKTHRPSFFRKKMLAVSTAGGNGAKSCTKYLRETFMCWGFNRGYELPVISNSYGEYEPPQKVTKRCERVAEKFYKDVDSEKLYSPTFVNLLVYNIFRGMSHAGTEDEFYDNKYWKETGLVDVAYATKIPLPF, from the coding sequence TTGAAAATACTAATTATCAATGGGAGTGCACATAAAGGAAATACCTGGGCACTTGTGGAAATAGTAAAAAAACATATGCAAGAACTTTCAGATAGAAATATAGATTTTGACGAGGTACATTTAAAAGAAATAGGACTCCCCTTTTGTGCCGGATGTAGTTCATGCTTTATTAGAGGAAATAAAAGTTGCCCTCATCACTTGGAAGTGCAAAAACTTATTGATAAAATTGAAGAAAATGATGCGACAATTATTGCGAGTCCTTGCTATAGCAATCATGTGAGCGCATTGATGAAGAATTTTATAGATCATTTGGCTTTTAAAACTCACAGACCAAGCTTTTTCAGAAAGAAAATGCTCGCGGTATCCACTGCAGGTGGAAATGGCGCTAAAAGCTGTACCAAATACTTAAGAGAAACATTTATGTGTTGGGGATTTAATCGTGGATATGAACTTCCAGTTATATCGAATAGTTACGGAGAGTATGAACCTCCGCAAAAAGTGACTAAAAGATGCGAAAGAGTTGCTGAGAAATTCTACAAGGACGTTGATAGTGAGAAGTTATATTCTCCAACATTTGTGAATTTATTGGTTTATAATATTTTTCGTGGGATGAGCCATGCTGGAACTGAGGATGAATTTTATGACAATAAGTATTGGAAAGAAACTGGACTAGTTGATGTTGCATATGCGACAAAAATACCCCTTCCTTTTTAG